A single Caretta caretta isolate rCarCar2 chromosome 2, rCarCar1.hap1, whole genome shotgun sequence DNA region contains:
- the LOC125632833 gene encoding uncharacterized protein LOC125632833 yields MMESQNCKRAPAWTEREVRDLIAVWGEESVLSELRSSFRNAKTFVKISQGMKDRGHNRDPKQCRVKLKELRQAYQKTREANSRSGSEPQTCRFYDELHAILGGSATTTPAVLFDSVNGDGGNTEAGFGDEEDDDEEEVVDSSQQASGETGFPDSQELFLTLDLEPVRPEPTQGCLLDPAGGEGTSAACVSMITGSSPSQRLVKLRKKKKRTRDEMFSELMLSSHTDRAQTNAWRQIMSECRKAQNDREERWRAEESKWRAKRVSGGLKTGLKLKCGGSVMRGGRIQC; encoded by the exons atgatggagtcccagaattgcaaaagagctccagcatggaccgaacgggaggtacgggatctgatcgctgtatggggagaggaatccgtgctatcagaactccgttccagttttcgaaatgcgaaaacctttgtcaaaatctcccagggcatgaaggacagaggccataacagggacccgaagcagtgccgcgtgaaactgaaggagctgaggcaagcctaccagaaaaccagagaggcgaacagccgctctgggtcagagccccaaacatgccgcttctatgatgagctgcatgccattttagggggttcagccaccactaccccagccgtgttgtttgactccgtcaatggagatggaggcaatacggaagcaggttttggggacgaagaagatgatgatgaggaggaggttgtagatagctcacagcaagcaagcggagaaaccggttttcccgacagccaggaactgtttctcaccctagacctggagccagtacgccccgaacccacccaaggctgcctcctggacccagcaggcggagaagggacctctg ctgcatgtgtttcaatgatcacaggatcttctccttcccagaggctagtgaagcttagaaagaaaaaaaaacgcactcgcgatgaaatgttctccgagctcatgctgtcctcccacactgacagagcacagacgaatgcgtggaggcaaataatgtcagagtgcaggaaagcacaaaatgaccgggaggagaggtggcgggctgaagagagtaagtggcgggcgaagagagtaagtggcgggctgaagacagggctgaagctcaaatgtggcggcagcgtgatgagaggaggcaggattcaatgctga